A single region of the Lactobacillus xylocopicola genome encodes:
- a CDS encoding phosphatase PAP2 family protein codes for MDTTYYHYKRDTIVPATIFTLLYATWAILVSSGSQLIRNFDKTVINAICNHNAASVKFTTAFTNLGNTSVIVVETIIICVVLAFCRKYAFAFFTAGTMITANGYNWLIKHAVERQRPLTHHLVDAHGYSFPSGHSVGSAALFGVLIVLTILLVRNWTVRSLLCFIWALFPLLIGYTRIFSHVHYPSDVVGGFLGGIAFVLIGYTFLFHYYLEE; via the coding sequence TTGGATACTACATACTACCATTACAAAAGAGATACGATTGTTCCAGCAACAATCTTCACCTTGCTATACGCAACCTGGGCAATATTGGTTTCCTCAGGTAGCCAGCTGATACGCAACTTCGACAAGACTGTCATTAATGCTATTTGCAACCATAATGCAGCCAGCGTTAAATTTACCACTGCCTTCACCAATCTAGGCAATACCTCTGTTATCGTGGTTGAAACAATTATTATTTGCGTCGTCTTGGCCTTTTGCCGGAAATATGCTTTTGCCTTCTTTACGGCTGGGACAATGATAACTGCTAATGGCTACAATTGGCTCATCAAGCATGCAGTTGAACGTCAACGTCCTCTGACCCACCACTTAGTTGATGCTCACGGATACAGTTTTCCGTCGGGGCATTCTGTTGGCAGTGCCGCATTGTTTGGCGTGCTCATTGTTTTAACAATTTTATTAGTCAGGAATTGGACCGTTAGGTCACTTCTTTGCTTTATCTGGGCACTTTTTCCCTTACTGATTGGTTATACGCGGATTTTTAGCCATGTTCACTACCCCTCTGATGTAGTTGGCGGTTTCCTGGGTGGGATCGCCTTTGTCTTGATTGGATATACCTTTTTATTCCACTACTATTTAGAGGAATAA
- a CDS encoding NAD(P)H-dependent oxidoreductase, with product MEVIQKILAGEIKTSGTIVPPELQNPYQPSGFKKGENKTKALVVVGEPRKYSLTYDLINTAMRYLEEEGWSIELRDLYDLNFDPVLRPDEFYYVKDGLGQTPAYLAQEQALVRQADVLLFAYPNWHDAPVSIVKGYIEKVFASGFAYQKGAQGPVGLLTGKYLYTIMNCGYLGGGQGYIGDGIGRNDQLWDQYMKAFKVFDDDTAQFWGATNAGRFVNDQSPQNFSPDYQQRLTQLRTILKKHLKRDLLDLID from the coding sequence ATGGAAGTAATTCAAAAAATTTTAGCTGGTGAAATAAAAACTTCGGGCACAATTGTACCGCCGGAATTGCAAAACCCATACCAGCCAAGTGGCTTTAAAAAGGGCGAAAACAAGACTAAGGCGCTGGTAGTCGTAGGTGAACCGCGCAAGTACAGCTTGACTTACGACTTAATTAATACTGCAATGCGATACTTGGAAGAGGAAGGATGGTCGATTGAGTTACGTGATCTTTATGACCTCAATTTTGACCCAGTTTTACGTCCAGATGAATTTTATTACGTCAAAGATGGCTTGGGTCAAACACCGGCATATCTAGCTCAAGAGCAAGCTTTAGTGCGTCAAGCAGATGTTTTACTTTTTGCTTATCCTAACTGGCACGATGCTCCTGTTAGCATTGTGAAGGGTTACATTGAAAAAGTGTTCGCTTCTGGCTTTGCCTATCAAAAAGGAGCACAAGGACCTGTTGGATTGCTGACTGGCAAATACCTATATACCATTATGAATTGTGGTTACTTGGGTGGCGGTCAGGGTTATATTGGAGATGGCATTGGTCGAAATGATCAATTATGGGATCAGTACATGAAGGCCTTTAAGGTCTTTGACGACGACACCGCCCAGTTCTGGGGGGCAACCAACGCTGGTCGTTTTGTTAATGATCAAAGTCCCCAAAATTTCAGTCCAGATTATCAGCAACGATTAACCCAGTTGCGGACAATTTTGAAGAAGCATTTAAAACGTGATTTATTAGACCTGATTGACTAA
- a CDS encoding MDR family MFS transporter: MKKTNVLIITLAVFMTTFMTAIEGTIVSTAMPTIVSSLDGLKIMNWVISIFVFMTTVTTPLFGKLADSIGRKPIFLFGIALFVLGSALCGQAHNMVQLILFRVIQGLGSGAVQPVAMTIIADMYDPEKRAKMLGLNSGFWLVASIIAPLLGGFIIQRLSWHWVFYINVPIGIIALVLVLVFMNESRAKKKAKLDVKGTFWLMVLLLTLMFALQQLGTLSPLYLLGLAAVAVVSALLFYREERKAEDPIMPLTMLKGRQFLAMNMTTLLIGGVVAGFEFYLPTWMQGIKGANATVAGFAVTPCSLMWVAGSFLVGRMLKRWGVRKSFCGTLMVILAIDCVILFLPISTPIWVYYLISAVNGISFGVIIPASQVQSQVLVEPSNVGVATSFNTLMRFMGQTMMMSIYGITFNTVVAGQLAKHPQLNQGMMNKIVSSAKAQELATNLVPQLRQVLFSALRGVFVVSLVAIILALIFNNIYKEKKQA, translated from the coding sequence TTGAAAAAAACAAATGTATTAATAATTACGTTGGCGGTCTTTATGACGACTTTTATGACTGCCATCGAAGGTACAATTGTGTCGACGGCAATGCCGACAATTGTTTCTAGCCTTGATGGTTTGAAAATTATGAATTGGGTAATCTCGATTTTTGTCTTTATGACGACTGTTACAACCCCCTTGTTTGGGAAGCTGGCAGACAGCATAGGGCGTAAACCGATTTTTCTATTTGGGATTGCTCTATTCGTGCTGGGATCGGCACTTTGTGGTCAGGCGCATAACATGGTTCAGCTGATTTTGTTCCGAGTAATTCAGGGACTAGGGTCAGGTGCGGTTCAACCAGTTGCAATGACTATTATTGCTGATATGTATGATCCAGAAAAACGGGCCAAGATGTTAGGTCTTAATTCTGGATTTTGGTTAGTGGCTTCAATCATTGCTCCACTACTTGGTGGTTTTATTATTCAGCGCCTGTCCTGGCATTGGGTGTTTTACATCAACGTGCCGATCGGCATAATTGCCCTAGTTTTGGTGCTAGTTTTCATGAACGAGTCAAGGGCTAAGAAGAAAGCTAAGTTAGATGTAAAAGGGACATTCTGGTTGATGGTTTTACTCTTGACGTTGATGTTTGCTCTGCAGCAACTGGGCACACTCAGCCCGCTCTATTTGCTTGGATTAGCAGCAGTAGCGGTTGTAAGTGCATTACTCTTCTACCGGGAAGAACGGAAAGCAGAGGATCCAATAATGCCACTGACGATGCTTAAAGGCCGGCAGTTTTTGGCGATGAACATGACCACCTTGCTAATTGGTGGGGTGGTGGCCGGTTTTGAATTTTACCTGCCAACCTGGATGCAAGGTATCAAGGGTGCCAATGCTACGGTGGCCGGTTTTGCAGTCACGCCGTGTTCGCTTATGTGGGTTGCCGGTTCCTTCTTGGTTGGTAGAATGCTAAAACGCTGGGGTGTACGCAAGAGCTTCTGTGGCACGTTGATGGTAATTTTGGCGATTGATTGTGTGATCTTATTCCTCCCAATAAGTACACCAATCTGGGTCTACTATCTTATTTCTGCAGTCAACGGGATTTCCTTTGGGGTCATCATCCCCGCTTCCCAAGTGCAGTCCCAAGTCCTGGTAGAACCAAGTAATGTTGGTGTGGCAACTTCATTTAATACCTTGATGCGGTTCATGGGGCAAACCATGATGATGTCAATCTATGGTATTACCTTTAACACTGTGGTTGCCGGTCAACTGGCCAAGCATCCGCAGCTCAACCAAGGCATGATGAACAAGATTGTCTCGTCAGCGAAGGCCCAAGAGCTGGCTACTAACTTAGTGCCGCAGCTGCGTCAGGTATTATTCAGTGCCTTGAGAGGGGTATTTGTAGTCTCACTGGTAGCAATTATCCTGGCCTTGATTTTCAACAATATTTATAAAGAAAAAAAGCAAGCATAA
- a CDS encoding MDR family MFS transporter, with protein sequence MKKTNVAVVTIAIFMTTFMTAIEGTIVSTAMPTIVSDLNGLEIMNWVVSIFLFMTAVSTPLYGKLADSIGRKPVFLFGIVLFIIGSALCGQANNMVELILFRVIQGLGSGAVQPVAMTIIADMYALEKRTKMLGLNSGFWGVASVIAPLLGGFIVQQLSWHWVFYINVPIGLVALVLVIVFLNESKTKSKSKLDLKGTFWLIVLLLTLMFTLQELGTLRPQILLILAAVVVISAILFYREEKRADDPIMPLSMLKGKEFLAVNMITLLVAGVVIGFEFYIPTWMQGIKGTSATVAGFAVTPSSVMWVVGSFLIGGMLGRWGVRKTFYGMLTLLLIADGLLLLVPMNTPFWVFCLIATINGIAFGSILTASQVRSQVLVEPSNIGVATSFNTLMRYLGQTMMVSIYGITFNTVVAGQLAQHPKLTQGMMNKIVSSAKAQELATNLIPQLRQVLFSALKGVYVVSLVAILLSFIFNSTYQKNQQV encoded by the coding sequence TTGAAAAAAACAAACGTAGCAGTGGTTACAATTGCAATTTTTATGACCACATTTATGACTGCCATAGAGGGGACAATCGTGTCGACGGCGATGCCGACGATTGTTTCTGACCTCAATGGTTTGGAAATCATGAACTGGGTTGTTTCGATTTTCCTGTTTATGACGGCTGTTTCAACTCCTTTATACGGAAAATTAGCTGACAGTATTGGTCGTAAGCCCGTCTTCCTGTTCGGTATTGTCCTGTTCATTATTGGCTCCGCCCTTTGCGGGCAGGCCAACAATATGGTCGAATTAATTCTGTTTCGGGTTATTCAAGGCCTAGGATCAGGGGCGGTTCAACCAGTGGCGATGACGATCATTGCTGATATGTATGCCTTAGAGAAGCGAACCAAGATGTTGGGATTGAATTCTGGCTTTTGGGGTGTGGCCTCCGTAATTGCACCATTACTTGGTGGATTTATAGTCCAACAGCTCTCCTGGCACTGGGTCTTTTACATTAATGTACCGATTGGCCTGGTAGCATTGGTCTTGGTTATTGTCTTTTTAAACGAATCCAAGACTAAGTCCAAATCTAAACTAGATCTTAAAGGTACCTTTTGGCTAATTGTCCTGCTCTTAACGTTGATGTTCACCTTGCAGGAATTGGGTACGCTGAGACCGCAGATTTTGCTCATTTTAGCGGCAGTAGTCGTAATCAGTGCAATTCTCTTCTACCGCGAAGAAAAGCGGGCAGACGACCCGATAATGCCGTTGTCGATGCTCAAAGGTAAGGAGTTCCTAGCAGTGAACATGATTACCCTGTTGGTTGCAGGTGTGGTAATCGGGTTCGAATTTTATATTCCGACCTGGATGCAGGGCATCAAGGGTACAAGTGCTACGGTAGCCGGCTTTGCAGTCACGCCCAGTTCTGTAATGTGGGTAGTTGGTTCCTTCCTAATTGGGGGAATGCTCGGACGCTGGGGTGTGCGTAAAACTTTCTATGGGATGCTTACGCTGCTCCTCATTGCGGATGGGCTCCTCTTGCTTGTTCCGATGAATACCCCATTTTGGGTCTTTTGCCTGATTGCGACAATTAATGGTATTGCCTTTGGGTCCATTTTAACTGCTTCACAGGTTCGCTCGCAGGTTCTGGTTGAACCAAGCAATATTGGAGTTGCCACCTCCTTCAACACCTTGATGCGGTACTTGGGCCAAACAATGATGGTTTCAATTTATGGCATTACCTTCAATACAGTAGTTGCCGGTCAGTTGGCGCAGCATCCGAAACTAACACAGGGGATGATGAACAAGATTGTTTCATCAGCAAAGGCCCAGGAATTAGCCACAAATCTAATTCCGCAGCTGCGCCAAGTGTTATTCAGTGCCTTAAAGGGTGTCTATGTAGTTTCATTAGTGGCAATTCTACTCTCATTTATTTTCAATAGTACTTATCAAAAAAACCAGCAAGTATAA
- the metK gene encoding methionine adenosyltransferase produces MEKRLFTSESVSEGHPDKVADQISDAILDAILAQDPDAHVACETIVTTGIVYVFGEISTSAYVDIQGVVRKTVLRIGYDKPELGFDGNNCAVLVDIDEQSPDIAGGVDNSLEVREHQSDSDQLDQIGAGDQGLMFGFAVEETPELMPLPISLAHRLMRQVAKLRKDGTLLWLRPDAKAQVTVEYGDEQRPKRVDTVLISTQTTADVTNEEIRQAMIDLAIKKVIPAEYLDEKTKYLINPSGRFVIGGPKGDSGLTGRKIIVDTYGGYARHGGGAFSGKDPTKVDRSASYAARYVAKNIVAAGLAYRCEVQLAYAIGVATPVSIMIDTAGTGKVSDELLTRAVRHVFDLRPAGIIKMLNLRRPIYEQTAAYGHFGRTDIDLPWEQTDKVQALLDFIK; encoded by the coding sequence ATGGAAAAACGTTTATTTACTTCAGAATCTGTTTCAGAAGGCCATCCAGATAAGGTTGCAGACCAAATTTCGGATGCAATCTTAGATGCAATTTTGGCTCAAGATCCTGATGCTCACGTGGCTTGTGAGACAATTGTTACCACGGGGATCGTGTATGTGTTTGGTGAAATTTCGACTAGTGCATACGTCGACATTCAAGGGGTTGTGCGCAAGACGGTTCTACGGATTGGCTATGATAAGCCAGAACTTGGCTTTGATGGTAATAACTGTGCTGTCTTGGTCGATATCGACGAACAGTCGCCAGATATTGCTGGCGGCGTTGACAACTCGCTTGAAGTCCGTGAGCACCAATCAGATTCAGATCAACTGGACCAAATCGGTGCGGGTGACCAGGGGCTGATGTTTGGCTTCGCTGTTGAGGAGACACCAGAATTAATGCCATTGCCAATTTCACTCGCACACCGCCTAATGCGGCAAGTGGCTAAATTACGTAAGGATGGTACGCTACTGTGGCTACGTCCAGATGCTAAAGCCCAAGTAACGGTTGAATACGGTGATGAGCAAAGACCCAAACGAGTTGATACCGTTTTGATTTCGACTCAAACAACCGCGGATGTAACTAATGAAGAAATTCGGCAGGCGATGATTGACCTAGCAATCAAAAAGGTTATCCCCGCTGAATATCTTGATGAAAAGACTAAGTATCTGATTAACCCGTCTGGCCGCTTCGTGATCGGCGGACCTAAAGGGGACTCAGGTTTAACTGGTCGCAAGATTATTGTTGATACGTATGGTGGGTATGCCCGCCATGGCGGTGGGGCTTTTTCGGGTAAGGATCCGACTAAGGTTGACCGCAGTGCCAGCTATGCTGCCCGCTATGTGGCTAAAAACATTGTGGCAGCTGGGTTAGCCTACCGCTGCGAAGTTCAACTAGCTTATGCCATCGGGGTTGCTACTCCAGTATCAATCATGATTGATACCGCAGGTACGGGTAAAGTTAGCGATGAGTTGCTCACGCGGGCTGTTCGTCACGTCTTTGATCTGCGTCCAGCTGGCATTATCAAGATGCTTAACTTGCGCCGACCAATCTATGAACAGACTGCAGCTTACGGTCACTTTGGCCGCACTGATATTGATTTGCCGTGGGAGCAAACCGATAAAGTACAAGCACTTTTGGATTTTATTAAGTAG
- a CDS encoding DEAD/DEAH box helicase: protein MSNIFQDEQLKPAVRSGLTKINFSTPTPVQERVIPVLLAGQNTVVQAVTGSGKTHSFLIPVLNELDEGLEYPQAILTAPSRELSEQLYQVARQLRDATGLNISIAHFAGGSDRDRQLKKLANHKPQVVIATPGRLHDFVEKKLLPLDEVKSFVIDEADMTLDMGFLSDIDFIAQRMPRSTTFAAFSATIPVKLSNFLRKYMSKPEQIVIDNPAVISPTIKNDLIDVGAKKRKRVLYQLLTMGQPYLALVFANTKQTVDELTRFLQDEGLRVAKIHGGITERERKRTLREVKADQYQYVVATDLAARGLDIDGVSLVVNYELPRDLEFVVHRIGRTGRNGMSGHAVTLIREDEMKSIAGLEKMGIHFDFVEIKNEELVPRKHYRSRRDRSATVHDVDTKVKGYVKKVKNKRKPGYKKKIKQVIQRDRAQKRKLEQRHQLRKAMRQRKARHDSQA, encoded by the coding sequence ATGAGTAATATTTTTCAAGATGAACAGCTCAAACCTGCCGTTAGGTCGGGCCTGACCAAGATTAACTTCAGTACCCCAACGCCGGTTCAGGAAAGAGTGATTCCGGTTTTACTGGCGGGTCAGAATACAGTAGTCCAAGCTGTTACTGGGTCGGGCAAGACTCACTCCTTTTTAATTCCGGTGCTGAATGAGCTCGATGAAGGTTTGGAGTACCCGCAGGCCATCTTAACTGCTCCTAGTCGTGAATTATCAGAACAACTCTATCAGGTTGCCCGGCAATTGCGTGATGCGACGGGACTCAATATTTCAATTGCACACTTTGCGGGGGGCAGTGACCGTGACCGCCAGCTGAAGAAACTAGCTAATCACAAACCGCAAGTGGTTATTGCAACACCGGGGCGTTTACATGATTTTGTGGAAAAGAAACTACTACCCCTTGATGAGGTAAAAAGTTTCGTCATTGATGAGGCCGATATGACTTTAGATATGGGCTTTTTGAGCGATATCGACTTCATTGCCCAGAGAATGCCTAGAAGTACTACCTTTGCTGCATTTTCGGCGACCATTCCAGTTAAGTTAAGCAATTTTTTGCGTAAGTACATGTCCAAGCCAGAGCAGATTGTTATCGATAATCCGGCTGTAATTTCGCCAACTATAAAAAATGACCTAATTGACGTTGGTGCGAAGAAGCGCAAGCGGGTTTTATACCAACTATTAACGATGGGGCAGCCCTACTTGGCTTTGGTTTTTGCTAATACCAAACAAACGGTTGATGAGTTAACACGTTTCTTACAGGACGAAGGCTTACGCGTTGCTAAGATTCATGGCGGGATTACCGAGCGTGAACGTAAGCGCACCCTGCGCGAGGTTAAGGCTGATCAGTACCAGTACGTTGTAGCTACAGACCTGGCCGCCCGCGGCCTTGATATTGATGGTGTTAGTTTAGTAGTCAATTATGAGCTTCCGCGTGATCTGGAATTTGTGGTGCACCGTATTGGGCGGACTGGGCGCAATGGGATGTCTGGTCATGCCGTGACTTTAATTCGTGAAGATGAAATGAAGAGTATTGCGGGCTTGGAAAAGATGGGGATTCACTTTGATTTTGTGGAAATCAAAAATGAGGAATTAGTTCCGCGTAAACACTACCGCAGTCGCCGTGACCGTAGTGCAACTGTTCATGATGTTGACACTAAGGTAAAAGGCTATGTAAAAAAGGTCAAAAATAAGCGCAAACCTGGCTATAAGAAAAAAATCAAACAGGTGATTCAGCGTGATCGGGCCCAGAAACGTAAGCTTGAGCAGCGTCATCAGCTTAGAAAGGCAATGCGTCAGCGTAAGGCACGCCATGATAGCCAAGCATAA
- a CDS encoding DHH family phosphoesterase: protein MNTFAEIYQKIEEYSTIILHRHTSPDPDALGSQAGLARSLKLEFPDKRILCAGDNDEGDLAWINKMDDVKEEDYHGALVITTDTGNTARIANKLYDHGKVLIKIDHHPNVEPYGDLNYVEEDAPAASQIVAEFIMERNLPLTAEVAYPLYAGLVGDTGRFMYSETNVHTFLVAAKLTSTGIDINEIARNISDVTFEQAKLQAETLDSMKVDPSGAAYAVLTQKMLDKVGVDAEQAACTVSTPGRIKDIIAWNVFVEKPDGTFRVHYRSKGPVINDLAAQHDGGGHALASGANAKDLAEVKQVFAELVEVTKKYQEKHE, encoded by the coding sequence ATGAACACATTTGCAGAGATTTATCAAAAAATCGAGGAATACTCCACCATTATTTTGCATCGTCACACCAGCCCAGATCCAGATGCTTTAGGCTCGCAAGCTGGACTTGCACGGTCATTAAAGTTGGAATTTCCTGACAAGCGGATTCTGTGTGCTGGCGACAATGATGAGGGTGACCTGGCTTGGATTAATAAAATGGATGACGTCAAGGAAGAAGACTACCATGGTGCTTTGGTAATTACGACCGATACCGGTAACACGGCTCGCATTGCTAATAAGTTATATGACCATGGTAAAGTGCTAATTAAGATTGATCACCATCCCAACGTTGAACCATACGGTGACCTGAATTACGTTGAAGAAGATGCCCCTGCTGCTTCGCAAATTGTGGCTGAATTCATTATGGAGCGAAATTTGCCCCTGACAGCTGAAGTTGCATATCCCTTATATGCTGGTCTTGTAGGCGATACTGGGCGGTTTATGTATTCAGAAACTAATGTTCATACCTTCTTAGTGGCCGCAAAGTTGACATCAACCGGGATCGACATTAACGAAATTGCCCGTAACATTAGCGATGTGACCTTTGAGCAAGCTAAGTTACAGGCAGAGACATTGGATAGCATGAAGGTTGATCCTAGTGGTGCCGCCTATGCTGTTTTAACCCAAAAAATGTTGGATAAGGTCGGAGTTGATGCGGAACAGGCAGCTTGTACAGTTTCTACCCCGGGCCGAATCAAGGACATCATTGCTTGGAACGTGTTTGTAGAAAAGCCAGACGGTACTTTCAGAGTGCATTACCGGTCCAAGGGTCCTGTAATCAATGACTTAGCCGCCCAACATGATGGTGGAGGTCACGCTCTAGCCAGTGGTGCCAATGCTAAGGACCTGGCGGAAGTAAAGCAGGTCTTTGCTGAACTGGTTGAAGTAACTAAGAAATACCAGGAGAAGCATGAGTAA
- the dinB gene encoding DNA polymerase IV — MNDYSDGLLPQNDTHRKIIHIDMDAFYAAVEIRDHPELKNKAVVIGQDPRNNNGHGVVATCNYVARQFGVHSAMASAKALRLVPQEKLKFLNPDFAKYRQVSLAIHQMMAELTDTIQSIALDEAYLDVSQNKLGATSSVQLAIDLQARIRKEVGLNCSFGATYNKFLAKMGSEYSKPLGRTVILPSEAKSFLARQKIANFHGIGPKTQARLAELGVYTGGDLQKMHVRQLIDQFNRAGYMMAAHANGIDLSRVVPDNERNRKSIGIERTYEPCVYDEQVALTNIRNYALDLSEKLQNREFFANTIVLKIRNNDFETVTKRHKLDHATNASTEIYEAARALFDPLATQFLNVGIRLLGVTATDFSEADFENITLDLFTD; from the coding sequence ATGAATGACTATAGCGACGGCTTGCTCCCGCAGAATGACACCCACCGCAAAATCATCCATATTGACATGGATGCCTTTTATGCTGCTGTTGAAATTCGCGATCATCCCGAGCTTAAAAATAAGGCGGTGGTCATTGGCCAAGATCCCCGCAACAACAATGGGCATGGGGTCGTTGCAACTTGTAATTACGTTGCCCGGCAGTTTGGTGTCCATTCAGCCATGGCCTCGGCTAAGGCGTTGCGGCTGGTTCCCCAAGAGAAGTTGAAGTTTTTAAACCCAGATTTTGCCAAGTATCGTCAGGTTTCGCTAGCGATTCATCAAATGATGGCTGAGCTGACTGATACTATTCAATCGATTGCTTTAGATGAAGCTTACTTGGACGTGAGCCAGAATAAACTTGGCGCTACTTCATCAGTTCAACTGGCCATTGATTTGCAGGCACGCATAAGAAAAGAAGTTGGCTTGAACTGTTCGTTCGGTGCAACATATAACAAGTTTTTAGCCAAAATGGGGTCGGAGTACTCGAAGCCCCTTGGGCGGACAGTCATTCTGCCAAGTGAAGCCAAGTCATTTTTAGCCCGGCAAAAAATTGCTAACTTTCACGGTATTGGTCCCAAGACACAGGCTCGATTAGCTGAGCTGGGGGTTTATACCGGTGGTGATTTGCAAAAAATGCATGTTCGCCAGCTGATTGATCAATTCAATCGTGCGGGTTATATGATGGCTGCGCATGCTAATGGTATTGACTTGTCGCGAGTAGTCCCTGATAATGAACGTAATCGTAAGTCAATTGGAATTGAGCGTACTTATGAGCCTTGTGTCTATGATGAGCAAGTAGCCCTGACCAACATCAGGAATTACGCCCTTGACTTGTCGGAGAAATTGCAAAATCGTGAATTTTTTGCTAACACTATTGTTTTGAAAATTCGCAATAATGATTTTGAAACAGTCACTAAGCGTCATAAGTTAGACCATGCGACCAATGCTTCAACTGAAATTTATGAAGCTGCGCGCGCCCTGTTTGATCCTCTGGCCACGCAATTCTTAAATGTTGGTATCAGATTGCTTGGTGTTACCGCAACGGACTTTTCTGAGGCAGACTTCGAGAACATTACTTTAGACTTGTTTACAGATTGA
- the zwf gene encoding glucose-6-phosphate dehydrogenase has product MKNIPVVMIIFGGSGDLAHRKLYPALFNLYEQGLIHDNFAVIGTARRPWTNDFLRDQVSDAVHETHSAVNENDLKTFASHFYYQSHDVTNIDHYKTLKSLAQELDDRYSAQGNRIFYMAMAPRFFGTIAEHINDQHLTSTGFNRIVIEKPFGRDLASAEKLNQQITASFTEDDIFRIDHYLGKEMIQNILPLRLTNPLIKNVWNNSTIKNIQVTLAEQLGVEARGGYYETSGALRDMVQNHIFQIITLLAMPEPEDLSSKSIHAAKQELLDSLLIPSEAEIARHFVRGQYLGSDTTFAYRQEANVAADSTTETFVAGEVKFKQGPVAGMPIYFRTGKEMREKKSRIDIVLKHMSNLYGQAHSNNITIVIDPDMQIYITINGQKINEPGIRRENLGYHFAKEEEAQVPDGYERLLRDVFVNDATNFTQWNELKKFWLFIDAVEAAWQKDNQAGQEPAQYLPYRMGPRAASEIFESATERWIYE; this is encoded by the coding sequence ATGAAAAATATTCCAGTGGTGATGATTATTTTTGGCGGAAGCGGCGATCTGGCTCACCGTAAACTTTATCCAGCCCTGTTCAATCTCTATGAACAGGGACTGATTCACGATAATTTTGCGGTTATTGGCACCGCCCGCCGCCCGTGGACCAATGACTTCTTGCGCGATCAGGTCAGTGACGCCGTTCATGAAACGCACAGTGCCGTCAATGAAAATGACTTAAAAACCTTTGCCAGTCACTTTTACTACCAATCTCATGATGTGACCAATATTGACCATTACAAGACACTCAAAAGTTTAGCCCAGGAACTTGATGACCGCTATAGTGCCCAAGGTAATCGAATTTTTTATATGGCGATGGCCCCACGCTTTTTTGGTACGATTGCGGAACATATCAATGACCAGCACCTGACTAGTACGGGCTTCAATCGGATTGTAATAGAAAAACCATTTGGCCGCGATTTAGCTTCGGCTGAAAAGTTGAACCAACAAATTACGGCTTCCTTTACTGAAGACGATATTTTCCGGATCGATCATTATTTAGGTAAGGAAATGATCCAGAATATTTTGCCGCTGCGGCTGACTAACCCGCTAATTAAAAACGTCTGGAATAATTCTACAATTAAAAACATTCAGGTAACCTTGGCCGAGCAGCTCGGCGTTGAAGCGCGGGGAGGCTACTATGAAACTTCAGGTGCTCTGCGGGATATGGTTCAAAATCATATTTTTCAAATTATTACCCTGCTGGCGATGCCCGAGCCTGAGGACTTAAGCTCTAAGAGCATTCATGCTGCTAAACAGGAATTATTGGATAGTCTACTGATTCCTAGTGAAGCTGAAATTGCCCGGCACTTTGTGCGTGGTCAGTATCTAGGGAGTGATACAACTTTTGCCTACCGGCAGGAAGCTAATGTTGCGGCTGATTCAACCACAGAGACTTTTGTGGCTGGTGAGGTCAAGTTTAAGCAGGGACCCGTGGCGGGAATGCCGATCTACTTTAGGACGGGTAAGGAGATGCGGGAAAAGAAGAGCCGGATTGACATTGTGTTAAAACACATGTCCAACTTATACGGTCAGGCCCATTCTAATAACATCACGATTGTGATCGATCCCGACATGCAGATTTACATTACGATTAACGGCCAAAAAATCAATGAACCTGGTATTCGGCGTGAAAATTTGGGCTACCATTTTGCAAAAGAAGAAGAAGCCCAAGTACCAGATGGCTATGAACGGCTTTTACGGGATGTTTTTGTCAATGATGCAACTAATTTTACCCAATGGAACGAACTGAAGAAATTCTGGCTCTTTATTGATGCGGTTGAAGCGGCCTGGCAAAAAGATAACCAAGCTGGACAAGAACCAGCTCAGTACTTGCCATATCGCATGGGGCCAAGGGCTGCAAGTGAAATATTTGAGTCAGCGACTGAGCGCTGGATTTATGAATGA
- the yajC gene encoding preprotein translocase subunit YajC translates to MNTLFLAANTGMNSIWTIVIFAVVIGLMYFTMIKPQKKQQQQKMEMMNELKKGDHVVMIDGLHGKIDAVNTEDKTVVVDADGIYLTFNRMAVQQIIPAASSEPVEAEPAKEAKPAEPAKKPTKDQANDSKDDSAE, encoded by the coding sequence TTGAATACTTTATTTTTAGCAGCTAATACCGGCATGAATAGCATCTGGACAATTGTAATTTTTGCAGTTGTGATTGGCTTGATGTACTTTACCATGATCAAGCCCCAAAAGAAGCAGCAACAGCAAAAAATGGAAATGATGAACGAGCTGAAAAAAGGTGACCACGTGGTCATGATTGACGGACTCCATGGTAAGATTGACGCGGTTAACACTGAAGATAAGACCGTAGTGGTTGACGCTGATGGGATCTACCTGACCTTTAACCGGATGGCAGTGCAGCAGATCATCCCTGCCGCTTCTTCTGAACCAGTGGAAGCTGAACCCGCCAAAGAAGCTAAACCTGCTGAGCCGGCTAAAAAGCCAACAAAAGACCAAGCAAATGATTCTAAAGATGATTCAGCAGAATAG